A genomic stretch from Streptomyces sp. QL37 includes:
- a CDS encoding SGNH/GDSL hydrolase family protein — MPAVTGRGPARRGVLTAAAAGVATVAATAPAARAAEPRRPGAAWATSWATAQTAPTATDTVAAAGLTGGVCTATVRLSAGGRVRLRYGHAFGSVPVLVGPVTAGGRAVTFGGRRQAWLAAGASLTSDPVDGLHAPDGSALTVETRLPGPTGPLSFHRNTHASHSVDGVRTTSVFLLTGVEVTGAHGSVLAVLGDSVTEGVGTPDDADLRWPDQLARRLPGSAVANLGISGNRLLLDDARFGPGGQARFDRDVLALPGLRTVLVQLGVNDLQQQPARTDASLVLAGYRQLVLRARSAGLRIIGSTITPFEGWTRWTPELDEVRQRINRALRTGHLFDAVADFDTALRDPVRPSRLRPAFSSGDGLHPNPSGHAALAGAVDRRHLL; from the coding sequence GTGCCCGCAGTGACCGGCCGGGGGCCCGCGAGACGCGGGGTGCTGACAGCCGCCGCCGCTGGAGTGGCCACGGTCGCGGCCACGGCGCCGGCGGCCCGGGCGGCGGAGCCGAGGAGACCGGGGGCGGCCTGGGCCACGTCCTGGGCCACGGCGCAGACCGCGCCGACCGCGACGGACACGGTGGCGGCGGCCGGGCTGACCGGCGGCGTGTGCACGGCGACCGTGCGCCTCTCGGCCGGCGGCCGGGTACGACTGCGGTACGGGCACGCCTTCGGATCCGTACCTGTCCTGGTCGGCCCGGTGACCGCCGGTGGGCGGGCGGTGACGTTCGGCGGACGGAGGCAGGCGTGGCTGGCCGCTGGTGCCTCCCTGACCAGCGATCCGGTCGACGGACTGCACGCACCGGACGGGTCGGCGCTGACCGTGGAGACGCGTCTCCCGGGGCCCACCGGGCCGTTGTCCTTCCACCGCAACACGCACGCCTCGCACAGCGTCGACGGGGTGCGCACGACCTCGGTGTTCCTGCTGACGGGCGTCGAGGTGACCGGCGCCCACGGCTCCGTCCTCGCCGTGCTCGGCGACTCGGTCACGGAGGGCGTCGGCACGCCGGACGACGCCGATCTGCGCTGGCCGGACCAGCTGGCCCGGCGGCTGCCCGGATCGGCCGTGGCGAACCTCGGAATCAGCGGCAACCGACTGCTGCTGGACGACGCCCGGTTCGGGCCGGGAGGCCAGGCACGCTTCGACCGGGACGTCCTCGCGCTGCCCGGACTGCGCACCGTGCTGGTCCAGCTCGGCGTCAACGACCTGCAGCAGCAGCCGGCCCGGACGGACGCCTCCCTCGTCCTGGCCGGATACCGCCAGCTGGTGCTGCGGGCCCGGAGCGCCGGGCTGAGGATCATCGGCTCGACCATCACACCGTTCGAGGGCTGGACCCGCTGGACGCCGGAGCTCGACGAGGTGCGGCAGCGGATCAACCGCGCCCTGCGCACCGGCCACCTGTTCGACGCGGTCGCCGACTTCGACACGGCGCTGCGCGACCCCGTACGTCCGTCACGCCTGCGGCCGGCCTTCTCCAGCGGTGACGGCCTGCACCCCAATCCTTCCGGTCACGCCGCCCTCGCCGGGGCCGTCGACCGCCGACACCTGCTGTGA
- a CDS encoding right-handed parallel beta-helix repeat-containing protein, which translates to MSRLLRTVLVAALAAGTPLLLAPPSPAAEAAVATAYYVSPSGDDSASGTSAAAPLATIQKALDLAPTGSVVRLAAGTYRQDVVTTRPGVTLTGPSDAVVKGAGDSRIIQVRHDSTTLSGFTVDGLHGAADDVAGYRLKLIYVMSTTPGNGVGALRITGMTLRNAADECLRLRYLVTGAEVDDNTITDCGVADFEFGGGGKNGEGIYLGTAPEQQGANGAPDAAADVSRNNRIHHNTIVTRGNECVDVKENSTANYVEYNDCSGQKDSSSGGLDARGSGNIFRYNTVHDNVGAGVRLGGDTATDGVGTSVYGNTITGNAGGGIKFMRTPQGPVCTNTMSGNTGGDAVGTYAGEYDPTGACPQ; encoded by the coding sequence ATGAGCCGTTTACTGCGTACCGTTCTCGTCGCGGCGCTCGCCGCCGGCACCCCGCTCCTCCTCGCCCCGCCGTCCCCGGCCGCCGAGGCGGCGGTCGCCACCGCGTACTACGTCTCGCCTTCCGGGGACGACTCCGCCTCCGGTACGTCGGCCGCGGCCCCGCTCGCCACGATCCAGAAGGCTCTCGATCTGGCGCCCACCGGCTCGGTGGTGCGTCTCGCGGCCGGCACGTACCGGCAGGACGTAGTCACCACACGCCCCGGTGTCACGCTCACGGGGCCGTCGGACGCGGTGGTGAAGGGGGCGGGCGACAGCAGGATCATTCAGGTGCGGCACGACTCGACGACGCTCAGCGGCTTCACCGTCGACGGGCTGCACGGCGCGGCCGACGACGTCGCGGGCTACCGCCTCAAGCTCATCTATGTCATGAGCACGACTCCAGGTAACGGTGTGGGCGCCCTGCGCATCACCGGGATGACGCTGAGGAACGCGGCGGACGAATGTCTGAGGCTGCGCTATCTGGTCACGGGCGCGGAGGTGGACGACAACACCATCACCGACTGCGGGGTCGCCGACTTCGAGTTCGGCGGGGGCGGCAAGAACGGCGAAGGCATCTATCTCGGCACGGCGCCGGAACAGCAGGGCGCCAACGGCGCCCCGGACGCGGCGGCCGACGTCAGCAGGAACAACCGCATCCACCACAACACCATCGTCACCCGGGGCAACGAGTGCGTGGACGTGAAGGAGAACTCGACGGCCAACTACGTCGAGTACAACGACTGCAGCGGCCAGAAGGACTCCAGTTCCGGCGGTCTCGACGCACGCGGCAGCGGCAACATCTTCCGCTACAACACCGTGCACGACAACGTGGGCGCGGGTGTCCGCCTCGGCGGTGACACCGCGACCGACGGTGTCGGCACGAGCGTGTACGGCAACACGATCACCGGCAACGCGGGTGGTGGCATCAAGTTCATGCGCACCCCGCAGGGCCCGGTGTGCACCAACACCATGAGCGGCAACACCGGCGGCGACGCGGTCGGTACCTACGCCGGCGAGTACGACCCGACCGGGGCGTGCCCGCAGTGA
- a CDS encoding DUF624 domain-containing protein, protein MQATVSSGWPTLLRRLEFIAYPAAAGAACTVLSLGVVTWLPALAAMAHALQLWRAEGDSRVFANTFTAFSRYWRALWRHGLLSTAAAVVLTANIGYLLGRSEPWTFVVLAAQVGIAAALVIHHIALAAEAGRSCEGSVRTWSAGALALGFGSPARGTALLGAVVSAVLISLVVPLGPLLLGPSLPVLLALSFADPRRHTP, encoded by the coding sequence ATGCAGGCAACAGTCTCGTCCGGCTGGCCGACGCTGCTGCGTCGTCTGGAGTTCATCGCCTACCCGGCCGCCGCCGGGGCCGCGTGCACCGTGCTGTCCCTGGGTGTCGTGACGTGGCTGCCCGCACTCGCGGCCATGGCGCACGCGCTGCAGCTGTGGCGGGCGGAGGGTGACAGCCGCGTGTTCGCGAACACCTTCACGGCGTTCTCCCGTTACTGGCGGGCGTTGTGGCGGCACGGGCTGCTCTCCACGGCGGCGGCGGTCGTCCTCACCGCGAACATCGGGTACCTGCTGGGGCGTTCCGAGCCCTGGACCTTCGTCGTGCTCGCCGCGCAGGTGGGCATCGCCGCCGCTCTCGTCATCCACCACATCGCCCTGGCTGCCGAGGCCGGCCGGTCCTGTGAGGGCTCGGTCCGCACCTGGTCGGCCGGCGCGCTCGCGCTCGGCTTCGGGTCCCCTGCCCGGGGCACCGCTCTGCTCGGCGCGGTGGTCTCCGCCGTGCTGATCTCGCTCGTCGTACCGCTGGGGCCGCTGCTGCTGGGCCCCAGCCTCCCCGTACTGCTCGCTCTGTCCTTCGCCGATCCCAGGAGGCACACCCCATGA
- a CDS encoding heparinase II/III family protein, translating to MLLSATPPPGPRPAQELRLREEAARHRGLTPPRTHPLASVTWLGPAASNPALAYRTTGDRAHLDESRRWIEAAVRLPHWGRAHMPDHDLDAGWLLHHLALAYRWIGDELPDGVRALLRYKLLLQGRRMYEFAVASEGRWWSSSYWQNHNWICYAGLATAGYVLGKEEWTERAKDNLGTVLDLMPPDGSHAEGVVYWRYGVPFLAIHLDLLQEAEGIDWWGRGGFLSSTFRYRLHQTAPGFAFNVDHGDCHDRRSGHSAGLYYRLAAQYGIAEARWMGDLASGELLWKEASESGVRPGILPEAYLEYLWYDPSVRPARPTETHAFFPDLGLLAARTSWDDDATLVSFKASPGGGHTAWETSAKHRAELGWETLNQGHHHPDSGSFVLVSQGEFLAVDEGYSNRKRAAHHNLLLVDGQGYADEDRYHVYEGIPHERQARQRDVLADAEGGWAHATAEIAAMYDPGLGVRRLDRTLVFTPSGRIVLLDLGEAEEEREWSFLLQTDRPTELMPDGSRLIRSGAATALVQRFTPADASVGCEATEVEANPTSSTPGLRLTRTLHTLRATTPRSREALFLTTLTPGGTPGAEQVACAEGHGVTFAETAETVLLSPVGRRIRTESVEADAAAVLLVPGAAPYVVRCTRLELDGRVLLDVPEPRTGKVG from the coding sequence ATGCTGCTGTCCGCCACCCCGCCGCCCGGTCCGCGCCCCGCCCAGGAGCTCCGCCTCCGGGAGGAGGCCGCCCGGCACCGCGGCCTGACCCCGCCCCGTACGCATCCTCTGGCCAGCGTCACCTGGCTCGGCCCCGCTGCCTCCAACCCCGCCCTGGCCTACCGCACCACCGGTGACCGCGCGCATCTGGACGAGAGCCGCCGCTGGATCGAGGCCGCCGTCCGGCTGCCGCACTGGGGCCGCGCCCACATGCCGGACCACGATCTGGACGCGGGCTGGCTGCTGCACCATCTCGCGCTCGCCTACCGCTGGATCGGTGACGAGCTGCCGGACGGGGTGCGGGCCCTGCTCCGGTACAAGCTGCTGCTCCAGGGCCGCCGGATGTACGAGTTCGCGGTGGCGAGCGAGGGCCGCTGGTGGTCGTCGTCGTACTGGCAGAACCACAACTGGATCTGTTACGCGGGTCTGGCGACGGCCGGTTACGTGCTGGGCAAGGAGGAGTGGACCGAGCGTGCGAAGGACAACCTGGGCACGGTCCTGGACCTGATGCCGCCGGACGGTTCGCACGCCGAGGGCGTCGTCTACTGGCGTTACGGCGTGCCGTTCCTGGCGATCCATCTGGATCTTCTCCAGGAGGCCGAGGGCATCGACTGGTGGGGGCGTGGCGGCTTCCTCTCCTCGACGTTCCGCTACCGGCTCCACCAGACGGCGCCGGGCTTCGCCTTCAACGTCGACCACGGTGACTGCCACGACCGGCGCAGCGGCCACAGCGCCGGCCTGTACTACCGGCTCGCGGCGCAGTACGGGATCGCGGAGGCCCGGTGGATGGGCGATCTCGCCTCGGGCGAACTGCTGTGGAAGGAGGCCTCGGAGAGCGGGGTGCGGCCGGGGATCCTGCCGGAGGCCTATCTGGAGTACCTCTGGTACGACCCGTCCGTGCGGCCGGCCCGGCCGACGGAGACCCATGCCTTCTTCCCGGACCTCGGGCTGCTCGCGGCCCGTACGAGCTGGGACGACGACGCCACGCTGGTGTCGTTCAAGGCGAGTCCGGGTGGCGGTCACACGGCGTGGGAGACCTCGGCGAAGCACCGGGCGGAGCTGGGGTGGGAGACCCTGAACCAAGGGCACCACCACCCCGATTCCGGCTCCTTCGTGCTGGTCTCGCAGGGGGAGTTCCTCGCCGTCGACGAGGGCTACAGCAACCGCAAGCGGGCGGCGCACCACAACCTCCTTCTGGTGGACGGCCAGGGGTACGCGGACGAGGACCGCTACCACGTCTACGAGGGCATTCCCCACGAACGGCAGGCCCGGCAGCGCGATGTCCTGGCGGACGCCGAGGGCGGCTGGGCGCACGCCACCGCGGAGATCGCCGCGATGTACGACCCCGGGCTGGGCGTCCGGCGCCTGGACCGGACCCTGGTGTTCACACCGTCCGGGCGGATCGTCCTGCTCGACCTGGGCGAGGCGGAGGAGGAGCGCGAGTGGTCGTTCCTGCTCCAGACCGACCGGCCGACGGAGCTCATGCCCGACGGGAGCAGGCTGATCAGGTCGGGGGCGGCCACCGCCCTCGTGCAGCGGTTCACGCCGGCCGACGCCTCGGTCGGCTGCGAGGCCACCGAGGTCGAGGCCAATCCGACGTCGAGCACGCCGGGCCTGCGTCTGACCCGCACCCTGCACACACTGCGTGCGACGACCCCGCGGTCGCGCGAAGCGCTCTTCCTCACCACGCTCACTCCGGGTGGAACGCCGGGCGCCGAACAGGTCGCGTGCGCGGAGGGGCACGGGGTCACCTTCGCGGAGACCGCGGAGACCGTCCTCCTGTCCCCCGTCGGCCGGCGCATCCGTACGGAATCGGTGGAAGCCGATGCCGCCGCGGTGCTGCTCGTCCCGGGCGCGGCCCCGTACGTGGTGCGGTGCACCCGGCTGGAGCTGGACGGGCGCGTGCTCCTCGACGTGCCGGAGCCCCGCACGGGAAAGGTCGGCTGA
- a CDS encoding heparinase II/III family protein, giving the protein MAALRRIPRDRGGWWHAYVCPAHGVELDHGDVLAGTFPEGGARCAHGCRVDTAAVRGAWVVLSHQAWARHLRVLAHRGERAEAVARLVEYAELYASLATEEHGEAQGWMLRGRLFHQALTDAIWAVNIGHTVITLAEHGTDGLAAVLPLLDELERAALEARGVLTGRGQLASNYTAWLNAAGASASRAASAARGLEWDGAKQWLEGEHGLYAHLRVAVADDGWEWEGSTYYHGFVLRAALLALRSTDPAAIPSDVVGVLAGMTDVLAVIATDGGILPALHDGPYLRRPLALEWLELAALAQQLVPSEALEGVTARARDELGTHDDGLDRELGGWFAGPPLPHRPAPEAVTVFPSAGYGVVRAAGIHALLDFGPHGGSHGHRDKLSLYLYGDTTPWQPDPGQVPYAHAEFRDLYASTEAHPAFRVDGAEQAECAGALLASDARSVTAEVTTAYEGVRAVRRVVAADCCLVDLLTVTGREAHRVTGQLRPGTALDVQQQATGPVRTTWYGDETLHGWHTHTAGVEVRPFSRPGPGPADDPQRTRTWVDFAGEAERITFASVYQAASAGPAVTGVRLDGEELTVELADGSAERFGTGS; this is encoded by the coding sequence ATGGCCGCGTTGAGGCGGATCCCCCGGGACCGGGGCGGCTGGTGGCACGCGTACGTCTGTCCGGCGCACGGTGTGGAGCTCGATCACGGTGACGTTCTCGCCGGGACCTTTCCCGAGGGCGGTGCGCGGTGCGCGCACGGCTGCCGGGTGGACACGGCGGCGGTGCGCGGCGCGTGGGTGGTCCTGTCGCACCAGGCGTGGGCCCGGCACCTCCGGGTGCTGGCCCACCGGGGCGAGCGCGCGGAGGCGGTGGCCCGGCTCGTCGAGTACGCCGAGCTCTACGCGTCCCTCGCCACGGAGGAGCACGGCGAGGCGCAGGGCTGGATGCTGCGCGGACGTCTCTTCCACCAGGCGCTGACCGACGCGATCTGGGCGGTGAACATCGGGCACACCGTGATCACGCTGGCAGAGCACGGCACGGACGGTCTGGCTGCGGTGCTGCCGCTCCTGGACGAGCTGGAGCGGGCGGCGCTGGAGGCCCGCGGCGTGCTCACGGGCCGCGGTCAGCTGGCGTCGAACTACACCGCCTGGCTGAACGCGGCCGGTGCGTCCGCGAGCCGCGCGGCATCGGCGGCGCGCGGACTGGAGTGGGACGGCGCGAAGCAGTGGCTGGAGGGCGAACACGGGCTGTACGCGCATCTGCGGGTGGCCGTCGCCGACGACGGCTGGGAGTGGGAGGGCAGCACCTACTACCACGGCTTCGTGCTGCGCGCCGCGCTCCTGGCTCTGCGCTCCACCGACCCGGCGGCGATCCCGTCCGACGTGGTGGGGGTGCTTGCCGGGATGACGGACGTCCTGGCGGTGATCGCGACGGACGGCGGCATCCTGCCGGCACTGCACGACGGCCCGTATCTGCGCCGTCCGCTGGCCCTGGAGTGGCTCGAACTGGCCGCACTGGCACAGCAACTGGTGCCGTCCGAGGCGTTGGAAGGGGTGACGGCGCGGGCCCGGGACGAGCTGGGCACCCACGACGACGGACTGGACCGGGAGCTGGGCGGCTGGTTCGCGGGGCCGCCCCTCCCCCACCGCCCGGCACCGGAGGCGGTCACGGTCTTCCCCTCGGCCGGTTACGGAGTGGTGCGCGCCGCTGGGATCCACGCCCTGCTGGACTTCGGCCCGCACGGCGGCTCGCACGGGCACCGCGACAAACTGTCGCTCTATCTGTACGGCGACACGACCCCGTGGCAGCCCGATCCCGGCCAGGTGCCCTACGCACACGCCGAGTTCCGTGACCTGTACGCGTCGACCGAGGCGCATCCGGCGTTCCGGGTCGACGGCGCCGAGCAGGCGGAGTGCGCCGGCGCGCTCCTGGCCTCGGACGCCCGCTCCGTGACCGCCGAGGTCACCACGGCGTACGAAGGGGTGCGGGCGGTGCGCAGGGTGGTGGCGGCCGACTGCTGTCTGGTGGACCTGCTGACCGTGACGGGCCGGGAGGCGCACCGCGTCACCGGACAGCTTCGTCCGGGGACGGCTCTCGACGTGCAGCAGCAGGCGACCGGGCCGGTGCGCACCACCTGGTACGGCGACGAGACCCTGCACGGCTGGCACACGCACACGGCCGGGGTGGAGGTCCGTCCGTTCTCACGGCCCGGCCCCGGTCCGGCCGACGATCCGCAGCGCACACGCACCTGGGTCGACTTCGCCGGGGAGGCGGAGCGGATCACGTTCGCGTCGGTGTACCAGGCGGCCTCCGCGGGCCCGGCGGTGACCGGTGTACGGCTCGACGGCGAGGAGCTGACGGTGGAGCTGGCGGACGGTTCGGCCGAGCGTTTCGGGACGGGGAGCTGA
- a CDS encoding SDR family NAD(P)-dependent oxidoreductase yields the protein MSADLNGSRALVTGAGHGIGRAIAVALAEAGADVAVHYHSSADEAARTVSAIEALGRRAKAFRADVTVTAEVDLLVEEATDFLGGLDVLVCNAGHLIGREKIAEMSDDHFERVVSTNLTSTFRTVRAALPHLTQSSAGRVITMSSLAAHNGGGPGSVAYAAAKAGVRGFTKGLAKELAGTGVTVNTVAPGFIKGTAFHDTFTAVPAQEAMEAGIPVGRAGTPEDVAHAVVHLASPASGFLTATTVDIDGGVWPR from the coding sequence ATGTCTGCTGATCTCAACGGCTCCCGCGCTCTCGTCACCGGGGCGGGGCACGGCATCGGCCGCGCCATCGCGGTCGCCCTGGCCGAGGCCGGCGCCGATGTCGCCGTGCACTACCACTCCTCCGCGGACGAGGCGGCGAGGACCGTCTCGGCGATCGAGGCGCTGGGCCGCAGGGCCAAGGCGTTCCGGGCCGACGTGACGGTGACCGCCGAGGTCGACCTGCTGGTCGAGGAGGCCACCGATTTCCTCGGCGGGCTGGACGTCCTCGTCTGCAACGCGGGCCATCTCATCGGCCGCGAGAAGATCGCGGAGATGTCCGACGACCACTTCGAGCGGGTCGTCTCCACCAATCTCACGTCGACGTTCCGCACGGTTCGCGCCGCCCTGCCGCATCTGACGCAGTCCTCCGCGGGGCGGGTCATCACGATGTCGTCGCTGGCCGCGCACAACGGCGGCGGACCGGGCTCGGTGGCCTACGCGGCCGCCAAGGCCGGCGTCCGGGGCTTCACCAAGGGCCTCGCGAAGGAGCTCGCCGGCACGGGTGTCACGGTCAACACCGTCGCCCCCGGCTTCATCAAGGGCACCGCGTTCCACGACACGTTCACCGCCGTTCCGGCCCAGGAGGCCATGGAGGCGGGCATACCGGTCGGCCGGGCGGGCACCCCGGAGGACGTCGCCCACGCGGTCGTCCATCTGGCGTCGCCCGCCTCGGGTTTCCTCACCGCCACCACGGTGGACATCGACGGTGGCGTATGGCCGCGTTGA
- a CDS encoding carbohydrate ABC transporter permease, giving the protein MATTELLKPAPAPRKRPVPLGRIALYATLSVVSLLMVVPFAWMVLTSLRTPVEIASQDAGLLPEHWEFGNYVEALKAAPFATYARNSFIIAISHTVLNVLVASMAGYALARIRFRGSEMIFYLFVAALMIPTYTKVLPEFLIVRFMPLAGGNDILGQGGSGWLDSWWALIIPGAVTPFAVFLFRQFYLDLPVELEEAARLDGLGEFRIYARIMSPQVKPAFITVALLTFESSWNNFLWPLLVTHTDSLRVIQVGLSVFKTENGTQWHFLMAGTTLATLPMVVLFLIGQRYFVQGFATAGLK; this is encoded by the coding sequence GTGGCCACAACTGAGCTGCTGAAACCGGCTCCCGCCCCGCGGAAGCGGCCCGTTCCCCTCGGCCGTATCGCGCTCTACGCGACGCTGTCCGTCGTCTCGCTGCTGATGGTGGTGCCGTTCGCCTGGATGGTGCTCACCTCGCTCAGGACCCCGGTGGAGATCGCGTCGCAGGACGCCGGACTACTGCCGGAGCACTGGGAGTTCGGGAACTACGTCGAGGCGTTGAAGGCGGCCCCGTTCGCCACGTACGCCCGGAACAGTTTCATCATCGCGATCAGCCACACCGTCCTCAACGTCCTGGTGGCGTCGATGGCGGGGTACGCGCTGGCGCGGATCAGGTTCCGCGGCAGCGAGATGATCTTCTATCTCTTCGTCGCGGCCCTGATGATCCCCACGTACACCAAGGTGCTGCCGGAGTTCCTGATCGTCCGCTTCATGCCGCTGGCCGGGGGGAACGACATCCTCGGCCAGGGTGGGAGCGGCTGGCTGGACAGCTGGTGGGCGCTCATCATCCCGGGCGCGGTCACGCCGTTCGCCGTCTTCCTCTTCCGGCAGTTCTACCTGGACCTGCCGGTGGAGCTGGAGGAGGCGGCCCGGCTCGACGGGCTGGGCGAGTTCCGGATCTACGCCCGGATCATGTCGCCGCAGGTCAAGCCGGCTTTCATCACCGTGGCGCTGCTGACCTTCGAATCGTCGTGGAACAACTTCCTCTGGCCGCTGCTGGTGACCCACACGGACAGCCTGCGGGTGATCCAGGTGGGGCTCTCCGTCTTCAAGACGGAGAACGGCACCCAGTGGCACTTCCTGATGGCGGGCACCACGCTCGCCACCCTGCCCATGGTCGTCCTCTTCCTCATCGGCCAGCGCTACTTCGTGCAGGGCTTCGCAACCGCCGGTCTCAAGTGA
- a CDS encoding sugar ABC transporter permease — protein sequence MGATTVVKARPARPPSPPETSAPRRTGRVPTGPGRRRRRAGMLMVAPALLHASLWIGLPVVVSVCLAFTKYDVLTAPEFVGLANFRDMLDDAVFRKSIVNTLLYTFFTVPFGMALGLLVALALHTGLKARGIFRTAVFLPQVTATVAIALVWLWIYNPGNGLLNTMLSFLGIEGPAWLSSTTWALPSVILVGIWQGIGMKMLIYLAALQSLPRELYEAASVDGASRVRQFFSITLPLLKPATFFVLITSMISAFQSFDQIYILTDGGPANSTTMMTYEIYKSAFREFRVGYASAQSLVLFVLLMGFTLVNKRIMGGSRGHN from the coding sequence ATGGGAGCGACAACCGTAGTGAAGGCCAGGCCGGCACGGCCGCCTTCCCCTCCTGAGACCTCGGCGCCGAGGCGGACCGGCCGGGTCCCCACCGGACCGGGACGCCGTCGCCGCCGGGCGGGCATGCTCATGGTGGCGCCCGCGCTGCTGCACGCCTCGCTGTGGATCGGTCTTCCGGTCGTGGTCTCGGTGTGTCTGGCCTTCACGAAGTACGACGTGCTGACCGCGCCGGAGTTCGTGGGCCTGGCCAATTTCCGGGACATGCTGGACGACGCGGTCTTCCGCAAATCCATCGTCAACACCCTTCTGTACACCTTCTTCACGGTGCCGTTCGGGATGGCTCTGGGCCTGCTGGTGGCCCTCGCCCTGCACACGGGGCTCAAGGCGCGCGGTATCTTCCGCACCGCCGTGTTCCTGCCCCAGGTCACCGCCACCGTCGCGATCGCGCTGGTCTGGCTGTGGATCTACAACCCGGGCAACGGTCTGCTCAACACGATGCTGTCGTTCCTCGGCATCGAGGGCCCGGCCTGGCTGTCCTCGACCACCTGGGCACTGCCGTCGGTGATCCTGGTCGGTATCTGGCAGGGCATCGGCATGAAGATGCTCATCTACCTCGCCGCACTGCAGTCCCTGCCGAGAGAGCTGTACGAGGCCGCGTCGGTGGACGGGGCGTCCAGGGTCAGGCAGTTCTTCTCGATCACGCTGCCGCTGCTGAAGCCGGCGACCTTCTTCGTGCTCATCACCTCGATGATCAGCGCGTTCCAGTCCTTCGACCAGATCTACATCCTGACCGACGGCGGTCCCGCCAACAGCACCACGATGATGACGTACGAGATCTACAAGTCCGCCTTCCGGGAGTTCCGCGTCGGTTACGCCAGCGCGCAGTCACTGGTGCTCTTCGTGCTGCTGATGGGCTTCACCCTGGTCAACAAGCGGATCATGGGAGGCAGTCGTGGCCACAACTGA
- a CDS encoding ABC transporter substrate-binding protein has translation MELNRRSVLAAIGAGTAAAALAGCGGGASSAGSADGPAEGEITLLTPIYEGADGKTLLEKKILGGFRKKYPDVKVNVDYTTYAQLNEKITTGLAGGLLPDVLMMGVGWIPPFASKKAIAELPESLASAHDYEKRVLEPSRYEGRLYALPVVLDTRIVVYRKDHFAEAGIKKTPANWAELRAVAKQLTRDGHMGFDPFSIDLRQCWETFLFANGGQLFSSDGRKVLFTDSRGVEALQFFKDLVEDGSADYARKTDIGTPSNVQTGKASMMMTTSALWVQVKDQNPDLVEDDKLGSFVLANRRPAMLQGGTLVTQAARSKHPAAARALVQYLASPESILGAAEQRGSVPGLSDLNDTGYVKENQFVDLSLQNLQHAYSEGGTAAWMEIREKIKPTLEPAVVGGQSAKDAIAELGRLAEAAIGRM, from the coding sequence ATGGAACTCAACAGACGGTCCGTGCTCGCCGCGATCGGCGCGGGCACCGCTGCTGCCGCTCTCGCGGGCTGTGGCGGCGGCGCGTCGTCCGCCGGTTCGGCCGACGGCCCGGCCGAGGGCGAGATCACGCTGCTCACACCGATCTACGAAGGTGCCGACGGCAAGACGCTGCTGGAGAAGAAGATCCTCGGCGGGTTCCGGAAGAAGTATCCGGACGTCAAGGTGAACGTCGACTACACGACGTACGCGCAGCTCAACGAGAAGATCACCACCGGGCTCGCCGGCGGGCTGCTGCCCGACGTGCTGATGATGGGCGTCGGCTGGATTCCACCGTTCGCCTCGAAGAAGGCGATCGCCGAGCTGCCGGAATCGCTGGCCTCCGCGCACGACTACGAGAAGCGCGTGCTGGAGCCCTCGCGCTACGAGGGCAGGCTCTACGCACTGCCCGTCGTCCTCGACACCCGCATCGTCGTGTACCGCAAGGACCACTTCGCCGAGGCCGGCATCAAGAAGACACCGGCCAACTGGGCCGAGCTGCGCGCCGTCGCGAAGCAGCTGACCCGGGACGGCCACATGGGTTTCGACCCGTTCTCCATCGACCTGCGCCAGTGCTGGGAGACCTTCCTCTTCGCCAACGGCGGTCAGCTCTTCAGCTCCGACGGCAGGAAGGTGCTGTTCACCGACTCCCGCGGGGTCGAGGCTCTCCAGTTCTTCAAGGACCTGGTCGAGGACGGCTCGGCCGACTACGCCAGGAAGACGGACATCGGCACCCCGTCCAACGTCCAGACCGGCAAGGCGTCGATGATGATGACGACCAGTGCCCTGTGGGTCCAGGTGAAGGACCAGAACCCCGACCTCGTCGAGGACGACAAGCTCGGCTCGTTCGTGCTCGCCAACCGCAGGCCGGCGATGCTCCAGGGCGGCACGCTCGTCACACAGGCCGCACGCTCCAAGCATCCGGCGGCAGCCCGCGCGCTGGTCCAGTACCTCGCATCGCCCGAGTCGATCCTCGGGGCGGCGGAGCAGCGTGGTTCGGTTCCCGGTCTCAGCGATCTGAACGACACCGGTTACGTCAAGGAGAACCAGTTCGTCGATCTCTCCCTCCAGAACCTCCAGCACGCCTACTCCGAGGGCGGTACCGCGGCCTGGATGGAGATCCGGGAAAAGATCAAGCCGACGCTGGAGCCCGCCGTCGTGGGCGGTCAGTCCGCGAAGGACGCCATCGCGGAGCTCGGCCGTCTCGCCGAGGCCGCCATCGGCCGGATGTGA